GGGCCAACCCGGTTAAGGCCGGGCCAACCCGGTTAAGGCCGGGCCAACCCGGTTAAGGCCGGGCCAACCCGGTTAAGGCCGGGCCAAAGGCTTGTGTTTTATAACCTGGAAACAATATGAAACAAAAGATCGGTTATATCACCCTGCTGGTGAGAGACTATGATGAGGCTATTTCGTTCTATATCAATAAACTTGGGTTTAACCTGATTGAGGATACAGATTTAGGCAGGGGAAAACGATGGGTTCTCGTTGCGCCTGCCAACGCAGTAGAAAGTTGTTTGCTGTTAGCCAAAGCGTCCTCGCCTTATCAAGAAAAGTATATTGGTCATCAAAGTGGGGGGCGGGTGTTTCTGTTTTTGCATACAGACGACTTTTGGCGTGACTATCAAAAAATGAGATCACAAAACGTTGTTTTTAGAGAAGAACCACGGCAAGAGACTTACGGCACTGTGGCGGTATTTGAGGATCTTTACGGAAATAAGTGGGATCTGCTAGAATTGAAAAAGGACAAACAATGACAACAATTGAAGCTATAAGCGCACGCTAAAATTTCCGTATGTGATGATGGAGGTGAAATACAATGCCATTACCTGAAGACACAATTTTAGAAAGCCGGTATCGCATTGACAGGCTGTTAGCTCATGGCGGGATGGGGGCTGTTTACAAAGGTTTCGACACCAACCTCCTGGTTCCGGTGGCTATCAAAGAAAATTTCCTGCAAACCCCGC
This DNA window, taken from Anaerolineae bacterium, encodes the following:
- a CDS encoding VOC family protein → MKQKIGYITLLVRDYDEAISFYINKLGFNLIEDTDLGRGKRWVLVAPANAVESCLLLAKASSPYQEKYIGHQSGGRVFLFLHTDDFWRDYQKMRSQNVVFREEPRQETYGTVAVFEDLYGNKWDLLELKKDKQ